GAGCGATGTACCGGGCCCTGACGTTAAAAGCGGTTCAATCGAATATTGATTTAGACAGTGAGCAGAAGCTGACTGATCTGATAAATAATACAACGATTGAACTGACTCAAGAATCCGATGGTCAGCACGTCTGGCTTGATGGAGTGGACGTCACCCATGACATCCGCTCAAATGAGGTGACGGCGTCTGTTTCTTATGTAGCTAAACATGCCAACGTGAGAAAAGAAATGGTAAGGCGCCAGCAGAAGCTGGTGGAACAGCGGGGCGTTGTCATGGATGGAAGAGATATCGGAACCCATGTCATTCCTGATGCAGAAGTAAAAATCTTTATGATTGCTTCGGTTGAGGAAAGAGCAGCACGCCGCCATAAAGAAAATCTTGAGAAGGGTTTCCATTCCAATTTAGAGGACTTAATGGATGATATCAGGAAACGTGATGAAATTGACTCAAAACGTGAAGCGGCTCCTTTAGTGAAAGCAGATGATGCAATTGAGCTTGATACGACTTCTCTTTCTATCGAAGAAGTAGTTGATCGAATTATTTCCATTGCATCAGTAAAAAGGTAAAGGAGGAAGGTCACATAATGAATTTATATAAAATAGGTAAAGCAGTGTGCTCCGTTATTTTTTATCCGTTATACCGTATAAAAGTTATTGGGAAAGAAAACATACCAAAAAAAGGACCCGTCATTATATGTTCCAATCATATCTCCAATTTCGACCCGCCCGTCGTCGGAATTACAAACAGCCGGAATATTTATTTTCTTGCTAAAGAAGAACTGTTTAGAAAGAAAGTTTTCGGATGGATTTTAAAAAATGTCCATGCCTTTCCCATAAAGAGAGGCATGCGTGACAGGGACGCTCTGAGAAAAGGACTTCAAATTCTTAAAGAAAATCATGCTTTAGGATTGTTCCCGGAGGGTACTAGACAAAAGAGCGGTAAAATAGGGAGGGGCCTTGCAGGAATAGGATTTTTTGCGTTAAGGTCGAAAGCTGTCGTCGTTCCTTGTGCGATTATCGGGCCTTATGAAAAGTTTAAGCCATTAAAAGTGGTATACGGAAAACCGATGGACATCGAGACTTACCGTGAACAGAAGGCTTCCGCTCAGGAGGTAACTGATCATATTATGGAAGAAATCAGACAATTGCATAAATTCCATAGTGAATGAGGGTAAAACGCTTGACAAACCGCCTCAAATATTAGAAGTTAGACAAAAGGGCATTTCTGTATTTAGTAGTGTCGGAAATTGAAGGAGGTTGCTTTGTATGGATGAAATGAATAATGAAGTATCAGGTATGAAAGAATTTTCTACAGGGGACATCGTGACGGGCAAAGTTGTCAAGATCGAAGAAAAACAAGTTCTCGTAGATGTTGGATATAAAGTTGAAGGTATTGTTCCTATTAGTGAATTATCCAGCTTACATGTAGAAAAAGCTTCCGATGTAGTAAATGAAGGTGATGAGCTTACTCTACAGGTAAAGAAAGTAGAAGATGATGAAATTGTTCTATCCAAACGTGCAGTCGATGCTGACAAAGCATGGCAGGAACTTGAAGAAAAGTTTGAAAGCGGTGAAATTTTCGAAGCTGAAGTGAAAGATGTGGTTAAGGGCGGTTTAGTCGTAGACATCGGGCTTCGTGGTTTCATTCCTGCTTCATTAGTAGAGACTTATTATGTAGAGGATTTTGAAGACTATAAAGGTCGAACACTTACGTTGAAAGTAGTTGAGCTCGACCGCGAGCAGAACCGCGTCATTCTGTCTCACCGGGCCGTAGTTGAAGATGAAGAATCTTCTAAAAAGCAAGAAGTGCTGCAGTCATTAGAAGATGGACAAGTAGTAGAAGGTACTGTCCAAAGATTAACAGACTTTGGAGCTTTCGTTAACCTGGGCGGGATTGATGGTCTTGTACATATCTCGCAGCTTTCACACCAGCATGTGGAAAAAGCTTCGGATGTTGTAGAAGAAGGCCAGAAAATTAAAGTAAAAGTATTATCCGTTGACCGCGATAATGAAAGAATCTCTTTATCATTGAAGGCTACTCAGCCTGGCCCATGGCACGACATTTCCAGCCGGGTACAGTCTGGACAGGTTATTGAAGGAACGGTGCGCCGTCTTGTAAGTTTTGGCGCTTTTGTTGAGGTATTCCCTGGTGTGGAAGGTCTCGTTCACATTTCCCAAATTTCCAACCGCCACATCGGCACACCTGGTGAAGTACTTGAAGAAGGGCAGCAGGTCGAAGTGAAAGTTCTTGATGTAGATGAACAGGCAAAGCGCCTTTCCTTAAGCATGAAAGAGCTTGAAGTTGATCAGAGCCGGGAAGAGATGAAATCATACGAGAAAGAAGACGATCACGCTGGGTTCTCACTTAGCGATATGATTGGCGACCAGCTCGATAAGTACAAAAAATAACAGGCGGTGAATGTTTTGTCGAGAGCAGAAAGAAAACTCGACCACATCCGTCACGCTTTGACGCATGAGCGCGATTATTACAATCATTTTGATGATGTAGAAATCGTTCATCAAAGTATAGCTCATCTAAACTTTGATGAGCTTCATGTATCAGCAACTGTGGGAGAACTTCAAATAAGTTCTCCCCTTTTTGTTAATGCGATGACGGGCGGAGGCGGGAAAGAAACGTTAAAAATTAATGAAGCCATAGCTGAAGCTGCCGCTCACACAGGGATTGGGATGGCAGTTGGTTCGCAAATGGCCGCTATTAAGGACCCATCCGAGCGTCCAAGCTACGAAATCGTGCGGAAGCGCAACCCAAGAGGTACTGTGTTTGCCAATGTAGGCAGTGAAGCTAGTTTGCACCAGGCTCAAAGCGCCGTTGATATGCTCGAAGCAGACGCTCTGCAGATTCATGTGAACACGCTTCAGGAGCTTATTATGCCGGAGGGCGACAGAGATTTTACCAGCCGGCTTCAGAACATGGAACAAATCGTACAGGGGATCCATGTTCCTATAATAGTGAAAGAAGTCGGATATGGTATGTCTAAGGCAACGATTCAAACCCTTGCGGATATTGGCGTCAGCTATATAGACGTCGGTGGACGGGGAGGCACTAATTTTTCCATGATTGAAAACATGAGAAGGGAAAAACCATTCTCTTCTTTTAATAACTGGGGAATCCCTACACCTGTTTCGCTGCTTGAAGCTGCTGATATTCGTAAAGAAAGAGATGTTCATATTATTGGCTCTGGTGGGATTCGTCACGGACTTGACGGTGCGAAAGCAATGGCTCTTGGGGCTTCTGCGTTCGGTATGGCCGGAGGGCTTCTAAAAGTATTAGTCAATCACGGCATGGATGAATTAATAGCTGAAATTGACCATATTCATTATGAGTTAAAAATAGCCATGATGCTGACGAACTCCAAAAACCTTGAGGAGTTAAGAGAAACCAGTGTGGTTGTTTACGGAAAAACAAGAGAATGGATCGAACAGAGAGCGAAGCTGTGACAGGCTTCGTTTTTATTATTGTAAAGTATACTCTGATAAATGTTTGGATTGTTTCTTAAAGAAAAAGCAGAGCCTGTTCGTTTTAAAGCGGCCCACAAGATCAGGGGACCACTATAAACCACTTCGCGGGTCACTGAAAAAGACATCGTCTTTATTGAGGACGTTTTGACCTTAATCAAACTTCTTCACTAGTCTCTTTGCATGGGTGCTCGGATTATCCCAAGCAGGGTAGTTAACTTTTTTTCATCAACCTTACCTGATACTATTGCCAATAGTTTAAAACCATCTCTGATGACCTATACTTATGGTTATAGG
This window of the Halobacillus sp. Marseille-Q1614 genome carries:
- the cmk gene encoding (d)CMP kinase; amino-acid sequence: MKRELAIAIDGPAAAGKSTVAKKVAQQLSYIYIDTGAMYRALTLKAVQSNIDLDSEQKLTDLINNTTIELTQESDGQHVWLDGVDVTHDIRSNEVTASVSYVAKHANVRKEMVRRQQKLVEQRGVVMDGRDIGTHVIPDAEVKIFMIASVEERAARRHKENLEKGFHSNLEDLMDDIRKRDEIDSKREAAPLVKADDAIELDTTSLSIEEVVDRIISIASVKR
- the rpsA gene encoding 30S ribosomal protein S1 gives rise to the protein MDEMNNEVSGMKEFSTGDIVTGKVVKIEEKQVLVDVGYKVEGIVPISELSSLHVEKASDVVNEGDELTLQVKKVEDDEIVLSKRAVDADKAWQELEEKFESGEIFEAEVKDVVKGGLVVDIGLRGFIPASLVETYYVEDFEDYKGRTLTLKVVELDREQNRVILSHRAVVEDEESSKKQEVLQSLEDGQVVEGTVQRLTDFGAFVNLGGIDGLVHISQLSHQHVEKASDVVEEGQKIKVKVLSVDRDNERISLSLKATQPGPWHDISSRVQSGQVIEGTVRRLVSFGAFVEVFPGVEGLVHISQISNRHIGTPGEVLEEGQQVEVKVLDVDEQAKRLSLSMKELEVDQSREEMKSYEKEDDHAGFSLSDMIGDQLDKYKK
- the fni gene encoding type 2 isopentenyl-diphosphate Delta-isomerase, with amino-acid sequence MNVLSRAERKLDHIRHALTHERDYYNHFDDVEIVHQSIAHLNFDELHVSATVGELQISSPLFVNAMTGGGGKETLKINEAIAEAAAHTGIGMAVGSQMAAIKDPSERPSYEIVRKRNPRGTVFANVGSEASLHQAQSAVDMLEADALQIHVNTLQELIMPEGDRDFTSRLQNMEQIVQGIHVPIIVKEVGYGMSKATIQTLADIGVSYIDVGGRGGTNFSMIENMRREKPFSSFNNWGIPTPVSLLEAADIRKERDVHIIGSGGIRHGLDGAKAMALGASAFGMAGGLLKVLVNHGMDELIAEIDHIHYELKIAMMLTNSKNLEELRETSVVVYGKTREWIEQRAKL
- a CDS encoding 1-acyl-sn-glycerol-3-phosphate acyltransferase, yielding MNLYKIGKAVCSVIFYPLYRIKVIGKENIPKKGPVIICSNHISNFDPPVVGITNSRNIYFLAKEELFRKKVFGWILKNVHAFPIKRGMRDRDALRKGLQILKENHALGLFPEGTRQKSGKIGRGLAGIGFFALRSKAVVVPCAIIGPYEKFKPLKVVYGKPMDIETYREQKASAQEVTDHIMEEIRQLHKFHSE